A DNA window from Atribacterota bacterium contains the following coding sequences:
- the rpmG gene encoding 50S ribosomal protein L33: MRQRIILACTECDNRNYNKYKNKKNTSGRISLKKYCKFCKKHTVHKETK; this comes from the coding sequence ATGAGGCAAAGGATAATATTAGCTTGTACAGAATGTGATAATCGTAATTATAATAAATATAAGAATAAAAAAAACACTTCAGGAAGAATTTCTTTAAAAAAGTACTGCAAGTTTTGTAAGAAACATACGGTGCATAAAGAGACCAAATAA